A section of the Candidatus Manganitrophus noduliformans genome encodes:
- a CDS encoding sulfurtransferase TusA family protein: MEKGEILEVHGNRFQQREITAWTNKFKHPIVKIEDVDGLVKIFIEKGGLTSVQPPKNV, from the coding sequence ATGGAAAAAGGAGAGATCCTGGAAGTCCACGGAAACCGGTTCCAACAGCGGGAAATCACCGCCTGGACGAATAAGTTCAAACATCCGATCGTGAAGATCGAAGATGTCGACGGGCTTGTGAAGATATTCATCGAGAAGGGCGGGCTAACCAGTGTTCAGCCTCCTAAAAATGTTTAA
- a CDS encoding glutamate synthase subunit beta, giving the protein MSDIKGFLKFKREGPKRRPVPERIKDWKEFYEPISEDALQAQGARCMDCGTPFCQGNTGCPVQNMIPDWNDLVHRGRWGDALKMLHSTNNFPEFTGRLCPAPCESACVLGIIDDPVSIRVIEWNIIDKGFNEGWISPLSPEQETGKKVAVVGSGPAGLAAAQQLRRLGHSVAVFERDDRIGGLLRYGIPDFKMEKSVLDRRLEQMTAEGVIFKTNVEVGKDLPVDQLRREFDAVLLTGGAMQARELPVPGRELAGIHLAMEYLTQQNKINAGDAIDPAQRIDAKGKRVVIIGGGDTGSDCLGTAHRQGASEIYQFELLPEPPPKRAESTPWPLWPMQLRSSHAHEEGCKREWSVSTKAFVGKDGRVEKLQAVRVELKTDTEGRTQFVEVPGSGFDLQVDLVLLAMGFTGPVKKGLLADLGVTLDPRGNVAVDTHHRTSVEGIFAAGDMKRGASLIVWAIREGRDAAKGIDRYLRKSP; this is encoded by the coding sequence ATGTCTGACATCAAAGGGTTCTTAAAATTCAAGCGCGAGGGGCCGAAGCGGCGTCCTGTTCCGGAACGGATCAAGGACTGGAAAGAGTTTTACGAGCCGATCTCCGAGGACGCGCTCCAAGCCCAAGGGGCCCGCTGCATGGATTGCGGGACCCCTTTTTGCCAGGGAAACACCGGCTGCCCGGTCCAGAACATGATTCCCGACTGGAATGACCTCGTCCACCGGGGGCGCTGGGGGGACGCCCTCAAGATGCTCCACTCGACCAACAACTTCCCGGAGTTCACCGGGCGGCTCTGCCCCGCCCCCTGCGAATCGGCCTGCGTCTTGGGAATCATCGACGACCCGGTTTCGATCCGGGTGATCGAGTGGAACATCATCGATAAAGGATTTAACGAGGGGTGGATCTCCCCGCTCTCCCCGGAGCAGGAGACCGGGAAGAAGGTCGCCGTCGTCGGCTCCGGGCCGGCCGGCCTGGCCGCGGCGCAGCAGCTGCGCCGTTTAGGACATTCCGTCGCGGTTTTCGAGAGAGACGATCGAATCGGCGGATTGCTCCGCTACGGCATCCCCGACTTCAAGATGGAAAAGTCGGTTCTCGATCGGCGACTGGAACAGATGACGGCGGAGGGGGTGATCTTTAAAACGAATGTCGAGGTCGGAAAAGATCTCCCGGTGGACCAGCTCCGGCGGGAATTCGACGCCGTCCTTCTCACCGGCGGGGCGATGCAGGCGAGGGAACTTCCCGTCCCGGGACGCGAGCTGGCCGGAATCCACCTCGCGATGGAATATCTCACCCAACAGAACAAAATCAACGCCGGCGACGCGATCGATCCGGCCCAACGGATCGACGCCAAGGGAAAGCGGGTCGTCATCATCGGCGGCGGCGACACCGGCTCCGACTGTCTCGGCACCGCCCACCGTCAGGGGGCAAGCGAGATCTACCAGTTCGAGCTTCTCCCCGAGCCTCCGCCCAAACGGGCCGAATCAACCCCCTGGCCCCTTTGGCCGATGCAGCTCCGCTCTTCACATGCCCACGAAGAAGGATGCAAGCGGGAGTGGAGTGTTTCCACCAAAGCCTTCGTTGGAAAGGACGGGAGGGTCGAGAAGCTTCAGGCGGTTCGCGTCGAGTTGAAAACCGATACTGAAGGGCGGACCCAGTTTGTCGAGGTCCCCGGAAGCGGGTTCGATCTGCAGGTCGATCTGGTTTTACTGGCGATGGGCTTTACCGGTCCGGTGAAGAAAGGCTTGCTGGCCGATCTCGGCGTGACGCTCGATCCACGGGGCAACGTGGCGGTCGACACCCACCACCGCACCAGCGTGGAAGGGATCTTCGCCGCCGGCGACATGAAGCGCGGGGCGTCGCTGATCGTCTGGGCGATCCGGGAAGGCCGGGATGCGGCGAAGGGGATTGATCGGTATCTGCGAAAATCTCCGTGA
- a CDS encoding TrmB family transcriptional regulator, whose protein sequence is MAFTEVEPFLKTLKIREIISQFSEIGFSEYEAKSYLALVQKNPSTAYEIGKESGVPSSKIYEVLNKLKEKGMIVTVDEEDGRAKRYIPQHPDEFLSQYQHGVQKTLQSLRDVFSGLNGNKEASYVWNIVDHDRLVEKAFQMIESAKKVILLSLWNEELAALEGPLRAAEQRGVRIALVHFGPPKLRVGRVYYHPIEDTLYAEKQGRALVIVVDSQEVLMGNISREGKTEGAWSRNRGFTMIAEDYVKHDIYIAKIISRFEKELIQKFGEKYVTLRNVFEDEVLS, encoded by the coding sequence ATGGCCTTCACAGAGGTCGAACCCTTCTTGAAAACGTTAAAGATAAGAGAAATCATCAGCCAATTCTCCGAGATCGGTTTCTCGGAATATGAGGCGAAATCTTATCTCGCCCTGGTTCAAAAAAACCCGTCGACCGCCTATGAGATCGGCAAGGAATCGGGGGTTCCTTCCTCCAAAATCTATGAGGTCCTCAATAAGCTGAAAGAGAAAGGGATGATCGTCACCGTCGACGAGGAAGACGGGAGGGCCAAGCGCTATATCCCCCAGCACCCGGATGAATTCCTCTCTCAATACCAACACGGCGTTCAGAAGACCCTCCAATCGCTGCGCGACGTCTTCAGCGGATTGAACGGGAACAAAGAGGCGAGCTACGTCTGGAACATCGTGGACCATGACCGGCTGGTCGAGAAAGCCTTCCAGATGATCGAATCGGCGAAAAAGGTGATTCTCCTCTCCCTCTGGAACGAAGAGCTCGCCGCCCTCGAAGGTCCCCTCCGCGCCGCCGAGCAGCGCGGCGTCCGGATCGCCCTGGTTCATTTCGGTCCCCCCAAGCTCCGCGTGGGGCGGGTCTATTACCACCCGATCGAAGACACCCTCTATGCCGAGAAACAAGGACGCGCGCTGGTGATCGTGGTCGATTCACAGGAAGTGTTGATGGGGAACATCAGCCGAGAAGGAAAAACCGAAGGAGCCTGGAGCCGGAACAGAGGATTCACGATGATCGCGGAAGATTACGTGAAGCACGATATTTATATCGCCAAGATCATCAGCCGGTTCGAAAAAGAGTTGATCCAAAAGTTCGGTGAAAAATACGTCACGCTTCGCAATGTTTTCGAGGATGAAGTCCTTTCTTAG
- a CDS encoding formylglycine-generating enzyme family protein: MKRKWLSFLFFLISGAGLLFFGSTSGQTIEPNLADPAARKECRLCHKGPARHQIDDSRDPWCVNCHRLHNLGDILGLEAYFRRAVRAIEPKKGEEIIEQKMVLIPAGEFIMGEDFFKKNASPRHKVHLDDYSIDLYDVTNAHYKRFVDATGRFPPSHWNRDQYPAGKANHPVTFVSWFDADAYCRWVGKRLPTEAEWEKAARGTDGRMFPWGARFEAKRANVPPEGIKDTTPVNAFPEGRSPYGLYDMSGNVFQWTADWFLPYPGNKVPHPNYGEKLRVLRGGSFFDCSYYNCGLSFQTFNRISLSPATKAISAGFRCAKSEAKNP, from the coding sequence ATGAAACGGAAGTGGCTGAGTTTTCTTTTCTTTCTGATTTCCGGAGCGGGTCTTCTTTTCTTCGGATCGACATCGGGCCAGACGATCGAACCGAATTTGGCCGACCCCGCCGCGCGTAAGGAGTGCCGCCTCTGCCACAAGGGGCCGGCCCGGCATCAGATCGACGATTCCCGAGACCCCTGGTGCGTGAACTGCCACCGGCTTCACAACCTGGGCGATATCTTGGGACTGGAGGCCTACTTCCGGCGGGCGGTCCGGGCGATTGAGCCGAAAAAAGGGGAGGAGATCATCGAACAGAAGATGGTCTTAATCCCGGCCGGAGAGTTTATCATGGGAGAGGACTTCTTTAAAAAGAATGCAAGCCCCCGGCACAAGGTGCACCTGGACGACTACTCTATCGATCTGTACGATGTGACGAACGCGCATTACAAGCGATTTGTCGATGCGACGGGACGATTCCCCCCTTCTCATTGGAATCGCGATCAGTATCCGGCGGGCAAGGCGAATCATCCGGTGACCTTCGTCAGCTGGTTCGATGCCGACGCCTATTGCAGATGGGTAGGGAAGCGTCTTCCGACGGAGGCCGAATGGGAGAAGGCGGCGCGGGGCACCGATGGAAGAATGTTTCCGTGGGGAGCGCGGTTCGAGGCCAAGCGGGCGAATGTTCCTCCGGAGGGGATTAAGGATACGACGCCGGTGAATGCCTTTCCGGAGGGGAGGAGTCCTTATGGACTTTACGACATGTCCGGAAACGTCTTTCAGTGGACCGCCGACTGGTTCCTTCCTTACCCGGGAAACAAGGTGCCGCATCCGAACTACGGTGAGAAGTTGAGGGTTCTCCGGGGAGGCTCCTTCTTCGACTGCAGCTATTATAACTGCGGCCTCTCCTTCCAAACTTTCAACCGAATTTCCCTGTCGCCGGCGACCAAGGCGATCTCCGCCGGATTCCGCTGCGCCAAGTCGGAGGCAAAAAATCCGTGA
- a CDS encoding response regulator transcription factor has protein sequence MQKDKKNERRPLTPREIEVIRYVAEGYKNKDIAEKLGIQIKTVETHRTNINNKLGFNHVSQLIIYAIQKKLIKIEIEE, from the coding sequence ATGCAGAAGGACAAGAAGAACGAACGCAGACCGTTGACTCCTAGGGAAATAGAAGTCATTCGTTACGTGGCAGAAGGTTATAAGAATAAAGATATTGCCGAGAAGCTTGGGATCCAAATCAAAACCGTAGAAACCCATCGTACAAATATCAACAACAAACTCGGTTTTAACCACGTTTCTCAGTTGATTATCTATGCCATCCAAAAAAAATTGATTAAGATAGAGATAGAAGAGTAG
- a CDS encoding DsrE family protein has product MAIIVTRGTHNNFVTVFTMVMAAAVCEMSVRIFFRDEAVYKLSRKKISELNLSEVYRGVENELKKNYEATGMVDLQKVIQDVKSQGDVKLYTCTSSMALAGLTQEALIPEIDEPRGLTSFLLEEMDDADMILSF; this is encoded by the coding sequence ATGGCGATCATCGTCACCCGGGGGACGCACAATAACTTTGTGACCGTTTTTACAATGGTGATGGCCGCCGCCGTCTGCGAGATGTCTGTTCGTATCTTCTTCCGGGACGAGGCGGTCTATAAACTCTCCCGGAAAAAAATCTCCGAGCTGAACCTTTCGGAGGTCTACCGCGGGGTCGAAAATGAGTTAAAGAAAAACTATGAAGCGACCGGAATGGTCGACCTTCAGAAAGTGATTCAGGATGTCAAATCACAGGGCGATGTGAAGCTCTATACCTGCACCTCCTCCATGGCGCTCGCCGGTCTGACGCAAGAAGCGCTGATTCCGGAAATCGACGAGCCGCGCGGCCTAACCTCCTTCCTCTTGGAAGAGATGGACGATGCCGACATGATCCTTAGCTTCTAG
- the gltB gene encoding glutamate synthase large subunit: MKKHGASENRPGFPAKQGLYDPQFEKDSCGIGFVADIQGRRSHDIIQKGLQVLENLSHRGAVGCDPCTGDGAGILLQVPHTFLKRTCGEIGIALPEPGQYGVGMIFLPPSPADRRACETLFEKIIVEEGQRFLGWRDVPTKEDHVGEVARRTVPAIRQIFIARNNLNETEFERKLYVIRRRVENAVHRSDIAERKYFYIPSLSCNTIIYKGLLLPSQIPLFYPDLADAQVVSALALVHSRFSTNTFPSWPLAHPYRYICHNGEINTLKGNVNWMRARQGRLSSELFGEEIEKLFPIIGENQSDSACFDNALEFLMMGGRSLPHAMMMLIPEAWAGNPDMDLDRRGFYEYHASMMEPWDGPAAVAFTDGKLIGATLDRNGLRPARYLVTKNDLVVLASEAGVLSFEPEEIRAKGRLQPGRMFLVDTVQGRIIDDQEIKADICGRKPYRFWIMANRINIEDLPEPLNLLQPDHISLRQRQQTFGYSLEDLKMIMTPMAVNGEEPIGSMGTDTPLAVLSDRPQLLFKYFKQLFAQVTNPPIDPIREQLVMSLVTSIGPKSNLLGETPEHARRIRVQQPILTNADLEKIRTIADGHFKTQTLRTLFPAAEGPAGLAPALERLCKEASEAIRAGYKFIILSDRGVNAEWAPIPSLLAISAVHHHLIRECTRTEVGLIIESGEPREVHHFACLIGYGAGSINPYLAFETLTDMAREGYFPETIDEPTAEAKYIKSINKGLLKIFSKMGISTVQSYCGAQIFEAIGLNSELIDRYFTGTPSRIEGIGIEALAEEVLRRHTQAHELTPAKQLDYGGEYHYRIQAEHHNWNPETIMKLQHATQKESYATFKEFSRAVDDESQARSNLRGLLDLHLLPTPIPLDEVEPAAEIVKRFTTGAMSFGAISKEAHETLAVAMNRIGAKSNTGEGGEDPERYIPLPNGDSKSSAIKQVASARFGVTTNYLINAREVQIKMAQGAKPGEGGQLPGHKVDEVIARMRYATPGVQLISPPPHHDIYSIEDLAQLIYDLKNVNPQAAVSVKLVSEVGVGTVAAGVAKAHADKILISGDSGGTGASPWSSVKHAGIPWELGLAETQQTLVLNDLRGRVRVETDGQLKTGRDVVIATLLGAEEFGFSTAPLIVEGCIMMRKCHLNTCPVGIATQDPVLRKKFTGKPEHVVNYFFYVAEEVREFMAKLGFRTFKEMIGRVDKIKARRAIDHWKARGLDLSPLLKRPEVGPEVATHCVASQDHGLESALDHQLIKLARPALEANRKVEVSLPIRNIHRTVGAMLSGEITKRFGPAGLPPDTIHFKFAGSAGQSFGAWCVHGLSLTLEGESNDYLGKGMAGGRIVVYPPKGVTFTPEETILVGNTVLYGATGGECYLYGRAGERFAVRNSGARAVIEGVGDHGCEYMTGGVVVVLGKTGRNFAAGMSGGIAFVYNEDGAFERRCNLSMVELDPLRDKKDQLLLKELIEKHLAYTGSAKAKKILAEWEWALPKFVRVMSVEYKKVLAQRARQKTMAH; encoded by the coding sequence ATGAAGAAACACGGCGCGTCAGAGAATCGACCCGGCTTCCCCGCCAAACAGGGCCTTTACGATCCGCAGTTCGAAAAAGATTCTTGCGGCATCGGCTTCGTCGCCGACATCCAGGGCCGCCGCTCGCACGATATCATCCAAAAAGGGCTGCAAGTGCTCGAGAACCTTTCCCATCGGGGCGCCGTCGGCTGCGATCCCTGCACGGGGGACGGCGCCGGCATTCTTCTCCAGGTCCCCCATACCTTCCTGAAACGGACCTGCGGCGAGATCGGCATCGCGCTGCCGGAGCCGGGGCAGTACGGGGTCGGAATGATCTTTCTTCCCCCCTCCCCCGCCGATCGCCGCGCCTGCGAGACCCTTTTTGAAAAGATCATCGTCGAAGAAGGCCAGCGCTTTCTCGGCTGGCGGGACGTGCCGACCAAAGAGGACCATGTCGGAGAGGTCGCGCGCCGGACCGTCCCGGCGATCCGCCAGATCTTCATCGCCCGCAATAACTTGAATGAGACCGAGTTCGAACGGAAATTGTACGTCATCCGAAGGAGGGTGGAGAACGCCGTCCACCGGTCCGACATCGCGGAGCGAAAATATTTCTATATTCCCAGTCTCTCATGCAATACGATCATTTACAAGGGGCTCCTCCTCCCCTCTCAGATTCCCCTTTTCTATCCCGATCTCGCCGACGCGCAGGTGGTGAGCGCCCTGGCCCTGGTCCACTCCCGCTTCTCGACGAACACCTTTCCGTCGTGGCCGCTGGCCCACCCTTACCGCTATATCTGCCACAACGGCGAGATCAATACCCTGAAGGGGAACGTCAATTGGATGCGGGCGCGTCAAGGCCGCCTCTCTTCCGAGCTCTTCGGGGAAGAGATCGAAAAGCTCTTCCCGATCATCGGAGAGAACCAGAGCGACTCCGCCTGCTTCGACAACGCGCTGGAGTTTCTGATGATGGGAGGCCGCTCCCTGCCGCATGCGATGATGATGCTGATCCCGGAGGCGTGGGCCGGCAATCCCGATATGGATCTCGACCGGCGCGGCTTCTACGAATACCACGCTTCGATGATGGAGCCGTGGGACGGCCCGGCCGCCGTCGCCTTCACCGACGGGAAGTTGATCGGGGCGACGCTCGACCGAAACGGCCTCCGCCCCGCCCGCTACCTCGTCACGAAGAACGACCTCGTTGTCCTCGCTTCCGAAGCGGGGGTCCTCTCCTTCGAACCGGAAGAGATCCGGGCCAAAGGAAGGCTTCAGCCGGGCAGGATGTTTCTGGTCGATACGGTCCAGGGGCGGATCATCGACGATCAGGAGATCAAGGCCGATATCTGCGGAAGGAAGCCGTATCGGTTCTGGATCATGGCCAACCGGATCAACATCGAAGATCTGCCGGAGCCGCTCAACCTCCTCCAGCCCGATCATATCTCCCTGCGGCAGCGGCAGCAGACCTTCGGCTACAGTCTCGAAGATCTGAAGATGATCATGACCCCGATGGCGGTCAACGGCGAGGAGCCGATCGGATCGATGGGAACCGACACCCCGCTCGCCGTCCTCTCGGACCGGCCGCAGCTCCTCTTCAAATACTTCAAGCAGCTCTTCGCCCAGGTGACCAACCCGCCGATCGATCCGATCCGGGAGCAGTTGGTGATGTCGCTCGTCACCAGCATCGGCCCCAAGTCGAACCTGCTGGGAGAGACGCCGGAGCATGCGCGCCGAATTCGCGTGCAGCAGCCGATCCTCACGAACGCCGATTTGGAGAAGATTCGAACGATCGCGGACGGCCACTTCAAGACACAGACGCTGCGGACGCTCTTCCCCGCGGCGGAAGGGCCGGCGGGACTGGCGCCCGCGCTGGAGCGGCTCTGCAAAGAGGCCTCCGAAGCGATCCGGGCGGGGTACAAGTTCATCATTCTCAGCGACCGGGGGGTGAATGCGGAGTGGGCGCCGATCCCCTCCCTGCTCGCCATCTCGGCCGTTCACCACCATCTGATCCGGGAGTGCACCCGGACCGAGGTGGGGCTGATCATCGAGAGCGGCGAGCCGCGCGAGGTTCACCACTTCGCCTGCCTGATCGGCTACGGCGCCGGATCGATCAATCCTTATCTCGCCTTCGAGACCCTCACCGACATGGCGCGGGAAGGATATTTCCCCGAGACGATCGACGAGCCGACCGCCGAAGCAAAATACATCAAATCGATCAACAAGGGACTTCTGAAAATCTTCTCGAAGATGGGAATCTCCACCGTCCAGAGCTACTGCGGGGCGCAGATCTTCGAAGCGATCGGATTGAACTCCGAATTGATCGACCGCTACTTCACCGGCACCCCCTCCCGGATCGAGGGAATCGGAATCGAAGCGCTGGCCGAGGAGGTCCTCCGCCGCCACACCCAGGCCCATGAGCTGACCCCGGCCAAGCAGCTCGATTACGGCGGGGAATATCATTACCGGATCCAGGCGGAACACCACAACTGGAACCCCGAAACGATCATGAAGCTCCAGCATGCGACCCAGAAGGAAAGTTATGCCACCTTCAAAGAGTTCAGCCGGGCGGTCGATGATGAGAGCCAAGCCCGGTCCAACCTCCGGGGACTCTTGGACCTTCACCTTCTCCCTACGCCGATCCCGCTTGATGAGGTCGAACCGGCCGCCGAGATTGTCAAACGCTTCACCACCGGCGCGATGTCGTTCGGCGCCATCAGCAAGGAAGCGCACGAAACGCTCGCAGTCGCGATGAACCGGATCGGCGCGAAGAGCAACACCGGCGAAGGAGGAGAAGACCCCGAACGTTATATTCCCCTGCCGAACGGCGACTCCAAATCGAGCGCGATCAAGCAGGTCGCCTCCGCCCGGTTCGGCGTAACGACGAACTATCTGATCAACGCCCGCGAGGTTCAAATCAAGATGGCGCAGGGGGCGAAGCCGGGAGAAGGGGGACAGCTGCCGGGACACAAGGTCGATGAGGTGATCGCCCGGATGCGCTATGCGACGCCGGGGGTCCAATTGATCTCCCCCCCGCCGCATCACGACATCTACTCAATCGAGGATCTGGCGCAGCTGATTTATGACTTGAAAAATGTCAATCCGCAGGCGGCCGTCTCGGTCAAGCTCGTCTCCGAGGTCGGCGTCGGAACCGTCGCGGCCGGCGTCGCCAAGGCGCACGCCGACAAGATCTTGATCTCGGGCGACTCCGGGGGAACCGGCGCCTCGCCGTGGAGCTCCGTGAAACATGCCGGCATTCCCTGGGAGCTGGGGTTAGCCGAGACGCAGCAGACGCTGGTTTTAAACGACCTGCGCGGACGGGTCCGGGTCGAAACCGACGGGCAGTTGAAGACCGGACGGGACGTCGTGATCGCCACGCTGCTGGGGGCCGAGGAGTTCGGCTTCTCGACGGCGCCGCTGATCGTTGAGGGGTGCATCATGATGCGCAAGTGCCATCTGAACACCTGCCCCGTCGGAATCGCGACGCAAGATCCGGTGCTTCGAAAGAAATTCACCGGCAAGCCGGAACATGTCGTCAATTACTTCTTTTATGTCGCCGAAGAGGTCCGCGAATTCATGGCGAAGCTCGGTTTTCGCACCTTCAAGGAGATGATCGGGCGGGTCGATAAGATCAAGGCGCGCAGGGCGATCGACCATTGGAAGGCCCGCGGCCTCGATCTCTCCCCGCTTCTGAAGCGGCCGGAGGTCGGTCCCGAAGTCGCCACGCACTGTGTGGCGTCGCAAGATCATGGGCTTGAGAGCGCGCTCGACCACCAGTTGATCAAGCTCGCCCGGCCCGCGCTGGAGGCGAATCGGAAAGTCGAAGTCTCCCTCCCGATTCGGAACATTCACCGGACGGTCGGGGCGATGCTCTCCGGCGAGATCACGAAGCGATTCGGCCCGGCGGGGCTTCCCCCCGACACGATTCACTTCAAGTTCGCCGGCTCGGCCGGCCAGAGCTTCGGGGCTTGGTGCGTCCACGGCCTCTCGCTCACCCTCGAAGGAGAATCGAACGACTACCTCGGCAAGGGGATGGCGGGGGGGCGAATCGTCGTCTACCCCCCGAAGGGGGTCACCTTCACCCCTGAAGAGACGATCCTGGTCGGCAACACCGTCCTCTACGGCGCCACCGGCGGGGAATGCTACCTCTACGGAAGGGCGGGAGAGCGCTTCGCCGTCCGCAACTCCGGCGCGCGCGCCGTCATCGAAGGGGTCGGGGACCACGGCTGCGAGTACATGACCGGCGGGGTCGTGGTGGTTCTCGGAAAGACCGGGCGCAACTTTGCGGCCGGCATGAGCGGCGGGATCGCCTTCGTCTACAATGAAGACGGTGCTTTCGAGCGGCGATGCAACCTGAGCATGGTGGAGCTCGACCCCCTTCGGGACAAAAAAGATCAGCTCCTTCTCAAAGAGCTGATTGAGAAGCATCTTGCCTACACAGGAAGCGCCAAGGCAAAGAAGATCCTCGCCGAATGGGAATGGGCCTTGCCGAAATTCGTACGCGTCATGTCGGTCGAGTACAAGAAGGTCCTGGCGCAACGGGCGCGGCAGAAAACGATGGCACATTAA
- a CDS encoding IPT/TIG domain-containing protein — protein sequence MKRIVHWTALFFGIFFLAGCDGRGNNNGLEIDTLAAEPSVVRPGESAVLTVSVDGEGGGLTYRWRAAAGTLSARDTNPVTWTAPSTVGSVPIQVEVSSEEGMKATGFATMLVSVSPTGPIITSVNPSEAKAGNEIRITGAGFGTGEGGSLIVGGVTANGILSWNETEIRALIPEGASTGSVKVMIGGVESSPGTLVVLWEKENPENVPLSTAANEQLFPQLVSDDSAGAIVVWADLRNGLNTDIYAQRVNGSGAALWAADGVPIAAAANNQSAPQLVSDGAGGAIIAWEDNRSGTSDIYAQRVNRDGIAQWAENGVPVTAAANAQLSPQVIPDGSGGAILVWLDFRNGGTPDLFVQRINGEGAAQWGANGVPVSLAADAQQSPHLISDGAGGAIIVWQDHRNVTHSDIYAQRISGEGEALWTADGTAISTAANNQQFPQLISDNSGGATIVWQDGRSGTDKIFAQRVDGGGAALWTANGAPIAATANAQSAPQMISDGSGGSLITWQDGTDIFAQRVNGAGALQWAAEGTAISTAANTQSFPRIVPDGAGGAIVTWTDRRSGTNDLYAQRVNSGGTVQWTANGVAVSTAAGDQSSGTATSPPQILPDGFGGAIMAWQDHRSGQWDIYAQGISAGGRL from the coding sequence ATGAAAAGAATCGTTCATTGGACAGCGCTCTTTTTCGGAATCTTTTTTCTCGCCGGGTGCGACGGGAGAGGAAACAACAACGGATTGGAGATCGACACCCTCGCGGCGGAGCCTTCGGTGGTCCGGCCGGGGGAGAGCGCTGTCTTGACCGTCTCGGTCGACGGCGAGGGAGGCGGCTTGACCTACCGGTGGCGGGCGGCGGCGGGGACGTTGAGCGCAAGGGACACCAATCCGGTCACCTGGACCGCGCCGTCCACCGTCGGAAGCGTGCCGATTCAGGTGGAGGTGTCGAGCGAAGAGGGGATGAAGGCGACCGGTTTCGCGACGATGCTGGTTTCGGTCAGCCCGACCGGACCGATCATCACCAGCGTCAACCCCTCGGAAGCGAAGGCCGGAAACGAAATCCGGATCACCGGCGCGGGGTTCGGGACAGGCGAGGGGGGAAGCCTGATCGTCGGCGGCGTGACGGCAAACGGCATTCTCAGCTGGAATGAAACGGAGATTCGGGCGCTGATCCCGGAGGGGGCATCGACCGGATCGGTCAAGGTGATGATCGGCGGGGTGGAGAGCAGCCCCGGCACGTTGGTCGTTCTGTGGGAGAAGGAGAATCCGGAGAACGTTCCCCTTTCGACCGCGGCGAACGAGCAGCTTTTCCCGCAACTGGTTTCGGACGACTCGGCCGGGGCGATCGTCGTCTGGGCCGATCTTCGCAACGGGCTGAATACCGATATCTACGCGCAACGGGTGAACGGCAGCGGAGCGGCGCTCTGGGCCGCCGACGGCGTGCCGATCGCCGCCGCGGCCAACAACCAATCGGCTCCCCAACTGGTTTCCGACGGCGCGGGCGGCGCGATCATCGCCTGGGAAGACAACCGGTCCGGGACGTCTGACATTTACGCGCAGCGGGTGAACCGCGACGGGATCGCTCAGTGGGCGGAGAACGGTGTTCCTGTGACTGCCGCGGCGAATGCCCAACTCTCCCCCCAGGTCATTCCCGACGGATCAGGCGGCGCGATCCTCGTTTGGCTCGATTTCCGCAATGGGGGAACACCCGACCTCTTCGTTCAGCGGATCAACGGGGAAGGGGCGGCACAATGGGGGGCCAACGGGGTTCCCGTCTCTCTCGCGGCCGACGCCCAACAATCTCCGCATTTGATTTCGGACGGCGCCGGCGGCGCGATCATTGTCTGGCAGGACCACCGGAACGTCACGCACTCCGACATCTACGCGCAACGGATCAGCGGCGAGGGAGAGGCGCTCTGGACCGCCGACGGAACCGCGATCTCCACCGCCGCCAATAATCAGCAATTTCCTCAACTCATTTCAGACAATTCCGGCGGAGCAACGATCGTTTGGCAGGACGGGCGCAGCGGAACGGATAAAATCTTCGCCCAACGGGTCGATGGCGGCGGCGCGGCGCTCTGGACCGCCAACGGCGCGCCGATCGCCGCAACCGCCAACGCCCAATCTGCCCCCCAAATGATTTCGGACGGCTCGGGCGGGTCGCTGATCACCTGGCAGGATGGAACCGATATTTTCGCCCAGCGGGTCAACGGCGCCGGCGCGCTGCAGTGGGCGGCCGAGGGAACCGCGATTTCCACCGCGGCGAATACCCAATCTTTTCCCCGGATCGTCCCGGACGGAGCCGGCGGCGCCATCGTCACCTGGACCGATCGCCGTAGCGGAACGAACGATCTTTATGCTCAGCGGGTCAACAGCGGCGGGACCGTTCAGTGGACCGCCAACGGCGTCGCCGTTTCCACCGCCGCCGGCGATCAATCTTCCGGCACGGCCACCTCCCCTCCCCAGATCCTCCCGGACGGGTTCGGCGGCGCGATCATGGCCTGGCAGGATCACCGGAGCGGCCAGTGGGACATCTACGCCCAAGGCATCAGCGCCGGCGGTCGGTTGTAG